The Paracoccus sediminicola genome has a segment encoding these proteins:
- the trpB gene encoding tryptophan synthase subunit beta, translating into MERINSLSQGPDEQGRFGIFGGRFVSETLMPLILDLEAEYDRARNDPDFAAEMSDLWEHYVGRPSPLYFAPRLTEELGGAKIYLKREELNHTGSHKINNVLGQILLARRMGKTRIIAETGAGQHGVATATVCARFGLKCVVYMGAKDVERQAPNVFRMRLLGAEVVSVSSGKGTLKDAMNDALRDWVTNVRDTFYCIGTVAGPHPYPRMVRDFQAVIGRETRDQIMRAEGRLPDTVIACIGGGSNAMGLFHPFLDDPEVRIIGVEAGGHGVDERMEHCASLTGGRAGVLHGNRTYLLQDEAGQILDGHSISAGLDYPGIGPEHAWLHEQGRAEYVYVTDDEALEAFQLLCWTEGIIPALEPSHALAHITKIAPDLPKDHLIVLNLSGRGDKDIFTVAKNLGVEIDAGG; encoded by the coding sequence ATGGAGCGGATCAATTCTCTTAGCCAGGGCCCGGACGAGCAGGGGCGCTTCGGGATTTTCGGCGGGCGCTTCGTATCCGAGACGCTGATGCCACTGATCCTCGATCTCGAGGCGGAATATGACCGGGCGCGCAACGATCCCGACTTTGCGGCCGAGATGTCGGATCTCTGGGAACATTACGTGGGCCGGCCCAGCCCGCTTTATTTCGCGCCGCGCCTGACCGAAGAACTCGGCGGGGCGAAGATCTATCTCAAGCGCGAAGAGCTGAACCACACCGGCAGCCACAAGATCAACAACGTGCTGGGCCAGATCCTGCTGGCGCGGCGCATGGGCAAGACCCGGATCATCGCCGAGACCGGGGCCGGGCAGCACGGCGTCGCCACCGCAACGGTCTGCGCGCGCTTCGGGTTGAAATGCGTGGTCTATATGGGGGCGAAGGATGTCGAGCGTCAGGCGCCGAATGTGTTCCGGATGCGTCTTCTGGGGGCCGAGGTGGTCTCGGTCAGTTCGGGCAAGGGGACGCTGAAGGATGCGATGAACGATGCGCTGCGCGATTGGGTGACCAATGTGCGCGACACCTTCTATTGCATCGGCACGGTGGCCGGGCCGCATCCCTATCCGCGCATGGTGCGCGATTTCCAGGCGGTGATCGGGCGCGAGACGCGGGACCAGATCATGCGCGCCGAAGGTCGGCTGCCCGATACGGTCATCGCCTGCATCGGCGGGGGATCGAACGCGATGGGGCTGTTCCACCCGTTTCTCGACGATCCCGAGGTGCGGATCATCGGGGTCGAGGCAGGCGGCCACGGCGTCGATGAGCGAATGGAACATTGCGCCTCGCTGACCGGCGGGCGGGCAGGGGTTCTGCATGGCAACCGCACCTATCTGTTGCAGGACGAGGCCGGGCAGATCCTTGACGGGCATTCGATCAGCGCCGGGCTGGACTATCCCGGCATCGGGCCGGAACATGCCTGGCTGCACGAACAGGGACGTGCGGAATATGTCTATGTCACGGATGATGAGGCGCTGGAGGCGTTCCAGCTTTTATGCTGGACCGAAGGCATCATCCCGGCCCTCGAACCGAGTCACGCGCTTGCCCACATCACCAAGATCGCCCCGGATCTTCCGAAGGATCACCTCATCGTGCTGAACCTGTCGGGGCGTGGCGACAAGGATATCTTCACCGTCGCGAAGAATCTCGGGGTGGAGATCGACGCGGGCGGTTAA
- a CDS encoding DUF4893 domain-containing protein gives MATILLAAFAALPALALDQAGNGDFTLDDGAALHAADADKLSLLDLHVGAALREALSGGENGDVAQLVEALGGRPLPMSEARAALEGDWKCRMMKAGDLSPLVVYDDFDCRIRGNSFEKLSGSQRTRGTLHEDDGRVVYLGTGFVAGIDVPAYPDLPAAPLGSAASGQIWADIGIVEAVSDRKARIIFPDPDLESRMNLLFLTR, from the coding sequence ATGGCCACGATATTGCTGGCCGCCTTTGCAGCCCTTCCCGCCCTGGCTCTCGATCAGGCGGGCAACGGGGATTTCACACTCGACGACGGCGCTGCCCTTCATGCTGCAGATGCCGACAAGCTTTCGCTGCTCGATCTGCATGTCGGCGCTGCGCTGCGCGAGGCTCTGAGCGGCGGCGAGAACGGCGATGTGGCGCAGCTTGTCGAGGCGCTTGGCGGCCGCCCCTTGCCGATGAGCGAGGCGCGGGCGGCGCTAGAGGGCGATTGGAAATGCCGGATGATGAAGGCAGGCGATCTGTCACCGCTGGTGGTCTATGACGATTTTGATTGCCGCATCCGGGGCAACAGCTTCGAGAAGCTCAGCGGCTCTCAGCGCACGCGCGGCACGCTTCACGAAGATGACGGCCGGGTGGTCTATCTGGGCACGGGCTTCGTGGCGGGAATCGACGTCCCCGCCTATCCCGATCTGCCCGCAGCTCCGCTGGGCAGCGCCGCGTCCGGGCAGATCTGGGCCGATATCGGCATCGTCGAGGCGGTCTCGGACCGAAAAGCGCGGATCATCTTTCCGGACCCGGATCTCGAATCGCGGATGAACCTGCTCTTTCTGACCCGTTAA
- a CDS encoding recombinase family protein, which translates to MTRKSQTEPARRLRCAIYTRKSSEEGLDMEFNSLDAQREACEAYIASQRAEGWACLRERYDDGGFSGGTLDRPALKQLIADVEDGLIDVVVVYKIDRLSRALMDFSKLVEIFDRHGVTFVSVTQSFNTTTSKGRLTLNILLSFAQFEREVIGERIRDKVAASKKKGMWMGGYVPLGYDVVDRKLIVNEAEAAQVRTMFELFARSDSTAAVIRELNARGIRSKRGRPIDRGALYKLLHNRIYRGEITHKDETYPGMHEPIVDAALWDAAHAVLAGNRNQRAGRTRSTEPALLRGLIFTETGAAMTPHHTKKGNRRYCYYVSMDVIQKRPTAELRGPQRLPAAMVEEAVIGEIRRLLRTPEIIARTARALKKERPDLDEGTVTAALTQFDGLWKALIPAEQARVVQLLVARVTVGEDGLDIDLRHDGHGALASLMTPAQEDAA; encoded by the coding sequence ATGACCAGAAAGTCCCAGACCGAACCGGCGCGCCGCCTGCGCTGCGCCATCTACACCCGCAAGTCGAGCGAGGAAGGGCTCGACATGGAGTTCAACAGCCTCGACGCGCAGCGCGAGGCCTGTGAGGCCTACATCGCCAGCCAGCGCGCCGAGGGCTGGGCGTGCCTGCGCGAGCGGTACGATGACGGCGGATTCTCCGGCGGCACGCTGGACCGCCCCGCGCTAAAGCAGCTGATCGCCGATGTCGAGGACGGGCTGATCGACGTGGTCGTGGTCTACAAGATCGACCGCCTCAGCCGGGCGCTGATGGATTTCTCCAAGCTGGTCGAGATCTTCGACCGCCACGGCGTCACCTTCGTGTCCGTCACTCAGTCCTTCAACACGACCACATCGAAGGGCCGGCTGACGCTGAACATCCTGCTCAGCTTCGCCCAGTTCGAGCGCGAGGTGATCGGCGAACGGATCCGCGACAAGGTCGCTGCCTCGAAGAAGAAGGGCATGTGGATGGGCGGCTACGTGCCGCTCGGCTACGACGTGGTCGACCGCAAGCTGATCGTGAACGAGGCCGAGGCGGCGCAGGTCCGGACCATGTTCGAGCTCTTCGCGCGCTCGGATTCCACCGCTGCCGTGATCCGGGAACTGAACGCCCGCGGCATCCGGTCCAAGCGCGGCCGGCCCATCGACCGCGGGGCGCTCTACAAGCTGCTGCACAACCGCATCTACCGCGGCGAGATCACCCACAAGGACGAGACCTATCCCGGCATGCACGAGCCCATCGTGGATGCAGCGTTGTGGGACGCGGCCCATGCCGTGCTGGCCGGCAACCGAAACCAGCGGGCCGGACGCACCCGGAGCACCGAACCGGCGCTGCTGCGCGGGCTGATCTTCACCGAGACTGGCGCCGCGATGACCCCGCACCACACGAAGAAGGGGAACAGGCGGTACTGCTACTACGTCTCGATGGACGTGATCCAGAAGCGCCCGACGGCCGAGCTGCGCGGGCCGCAGCGGCTGCCCGCCGCCATGGTCGAGGAAGCGGTTATCGGAGAAATCCGGCGGCTGCTGCGCACGCCGGAGATCATCGCGCGCACCGCGCGCGCCTTGAAGAAGGAGCGGCCCGACCTCGACGAGGGCACCGTGACCGCCGCACTGACGCAGTTCGACGGTCTCTGGAAGGCGCTGATCCCGGCCGAGCAAGCCCGCGTCGTCCAACTGCTCGTGGCGCGCGTGACGGTGGGCGAGGACGGGTTGGACATCGACCTGCGCCATGACGGGCACGGCGCGCTGGCGAGCCTGATGACGCCCGCGCAGGAGGACGCCGCCTGA
- the pth gene encoding aminoacyl-tRNA hydrolase — translation MKLIVGLGNPGPKYAGNRHNIGFMAVDRIAEDHGFGTWRARLQGQMTEGRLGDERVALLKPGTFMNLSGQSVGEAMRYLKLGPGDVIVFHDELDLAPGKCRVKTGGGHAGHNGLRSIHQHIGEAYQRVRLGIGHPGHKDRVAPYVLSDFAKADAAWLDDLLRGISDGAEALAADDAPGFQNKVALRVNPGRAEPSHRATGSPATPSEKASAAPADRAAEPDQPQSFADKLQSLASRFR, via the coding sequence ATGAAACTGATCGTGGGGCTTGGCAATCCGGGACCGAAATACGCCGGAAATCGCCATAATATCGGCTTCATGGCCGTGGACCGCATCGCGGAGGATCACGGTTTCGGAACGTGGCGCGCGCGGTTGCAGGGGCAGATGACCGAAGGCCGGCTTGGCGATGAGCGGGTGGCGCTGCTGAAACCCGGCACCTTCATGAATCTCTCCGGTCAGTCGGTGGGCGAGGCGATGCGCTATCTCAAGCTCGGCCCGGGTGACGTCATCGTCTTTCATGACGAGCTGGACCTTGCGCCCGGCAAGTGCCGCGTGAAAACCGGCGGCGGGCATGCCGGGCATAACGGGCTGCGCTCGATTCATCAGCATATCGGCGAGGCGTATCAGCGGGTTCGGCTGGGGATCGGACATCCGGGCCACAAGGACAGGGTCGCGCCCTATGTGCTCTCGGATTTCGCCAAGGCAGATGCGGCCTGGCTGGACGATCTTCTGCGCGGCATCTCGGACGGGGCGGAGGCTCTGGCAGCGGACGATGCGCCGGGGTTTCAGAACAAGGTGGCGTTGCGGGTCAACCCGGGGCGCGCTGAACCCTCACACCGCGCAACCGGATCGCCCGCGACACCGTCAGAGAAAGCGTCTGCGGCCCCGGCGGATCGCGCGGCCGAACCGGACCAGCCACAAAGCTTCGCCGACAAGCTGCAATCCCTCGCCAGCCGGTTTCGCTGA
- a CDS encoding ATP-dependent Clp protease proteolytic subunit: MSDPAEHYMNTLVPMVVEQTSRGERAYDIFSRLLKERIIFVSGPVHDGMSTLICAQLLFLEAENPSKEISMYINSPGGVVTSGLSIYDTMQYIRPRVSTLVIGQASSMGSLLLCAGEKGQRYALPNSRIMVHQPSGGFQGQATDILIHARETEKLKQRLNEIYVHHTGQTLKAVEEALERDRFMSPEEAKEWGLIDEVLSPRGKADPESK; encoded by the coding sequence ATGAGCGATCCGGCAGAACACTACATGAATACGCTCGTCCCCATGGTGGTCGAACAGACCTCGCGCGGGGAACGGGCCTACGATATTTTCTCGCGGCTGCTGAAGGAGCGGATCATCTTCGTTTCGGGGCCGGTGCATGACGGCATGTCGACGCTGATCTGCGCGCAGCTTCTGTTCCTTGAGGCGGAAAACCCGTCCAAGGAAATCTCGATGTATATCAACAGCCCCGGCGGCGTGGTAACCTCGGGGCTGTCGATCTATGACACGATGCAGTATATCCGCCCGCGCGTCTCGACGCTGGTGATCGGGCAGGCGTCTTCGATGGGATCGCTGCTGCTCTGCGCGGGCGAAAAGGGCCAGCGTTACGCGCTGCCCAACAGTCGCATCATGGTTCACCAGCCCTCGGGTGGGTTCCAGGGCCAGGCGACCGACATCCTGATCCATGCGCGCGAGACCGAAAAGCTCAAGCAGCGCCTGAACGAAATCTATGTGCACCATACCGGACAGACGCTGAAAGCCGTCGAGGAGGCGCTCGAGCGTGATCGCTTCATGTCGCCCGAAGAGGCGAAGGAATGGGGGCTCATCGACGAAGTGCTGAGCCCGCGCGGCAAGGCCGATCCCGAATCGAAGTGA
- a CDS encoding DUF2237 family protein has protein sequence MEPSLNVLGGPLEACSMDPLTGFYRDGCCNTGPEDRGSHTVCVIVTAEFLALSKYLGNDLSTPRPEFRFSGLTPGDRWCLCAARFLQAAQEYAAPKVVLEATHARAIEVVPLELLHAHAVENR, from the coding sequence ATGGAACCATCGCTGAACGTTCTGGGCGGCCCGCTCGAGGCCTGCTCGATGGACCCGCTGACCGGGTTCTATCGCGACGGCTGCTGCAACACCGGCCCCGAGGATCGGGGCAGCCACACGGTCTGCGTCATCGTCACGGCAGAGTTCCTGGCCCTGTCGAAATATCTGGGCAATGACCTGTCGACACCGCGCCCGGAATTCCGTTTTTCCGGCCTGACACCCGGCGATCGCTGGTGCCTCTGCGCGGCACGGTTTCTTCAGGCAGCACAGGAATATGCGGCGCCGAAAGTGGTGCTCGAGGCCACCCATGCACGGGCAATTGAAGTCGTCCCGCTGGAACTTTTGCACGCCCACGCCGTCGAGAACCGGTAA
- a CDS encoding DUF2924 domain-containing protein — protein sequence MIDVLAELSALKAMTVPELQEKWQAIFGERAPNASRGHLELRLGYRIQELAHGGLRRETRRTLDALADEVMNGKLGGMVADPRKPAPGTKLVREWGGKEHMVTVLADGFEWQGRRFKSLSAAVRAITGAHWNGWRFFGLDRTGGAR from the coding sequence ATGATCGACGTCCTGGCCGAACTGTCGGCGCTTAAGGCGATGACGGTGCCTGAGTTGCAGGAGAAGTGGCAGGCCATCTTCGGGGAACGCGCGCCGAACGCCAGCCGCGGCCACCTCGAGCTTCGGCTTGGCTACCGCATCCAGGAACTGGCCCATGGCGGGCTGCGCCGGGAGACGCGCCGCACGCTCGATGCGCTGGCCGACGAGGTCATGAACGGCAAGCTGGGCGGCATGGTGGCGGATCCGCGCAAGCCAGCGCCCGGCACGAAGCTGGTCCGCGAGTGGGGTGGCAAGGAGCACATGGTCACCGTTCTGGCGGACGGCTTCGAATGGCAGGGCCGGCGCTTCAAGTCGCTCTCGGCCGCCGTGCGCGCGATCACCGGCGCACACTGGAATGGCTGGCGGTTCTTCGGGCTCGATCGGACCGGAGGCGCCCGATGA